The sequence TCAAGTACCTGCCCCAGGGTGCTACACAGTTCCGCCATCCGCACTGGCTGGGGCGCCGTAGCATTGTACACCCCAACCCAAGCGGGATCGGTCAAAGCCGTAAGAATCAGATGAACCATATCCTCCTGGTGAATCCAGGCAAACCACTGGCGACCGGAACCAATTGGTCCACCGAGAAACACCCGAAACGGGGGCAAAATCCGCTCCAGTGCGCCCCCCCGACCCAACACAATCCCAATCCGAAAAATCACCAGGCGTACCCCCAAGTCCTGCACCGGTTGCGCCGCCTGCTCCCAATCCCGACACACCTGAGCGAGGAAATCCGTTCCCGGTGGACTCTCTTCCGTAAACACCGCCGTTTCACTCGCCCCGTAATACCCAATCGCCGAAGCATTCACCAGCACCTGGGGACGCACCTGCGCCTGGGCAATCGCTTGCACCAACCGTTCCGTTCCCCCCGCCCGGCTGGCTTGAATCATCTGCTTGCGCTGGGCAGTCCACCGCCCAATAATCGGCTCCCCCGCCAGATTCACCACCCCGGTACAGCCTTCAACCGCCTCCGCCAGAGCCACCACCGGGAAAACCTGCGCCTGGGGAAACCTTTGCCTTGCCCGTTGGGGGTTACGGGTCACAATCCGCACCCGCTCCCCCCGCTCCTGCAAGCCAGCCACCAGTCGGGAGCCAATAAATCCCGTCGCCCCCGTGACCAATACCTCCATCTAGCGACCCAGACCGCCCCCGAGGATTTTTTGGATGTCAAAGCCCTGTTGTCCCAACCGCAACATCGCCGGTACATCCATATTCATCTCCGCCGCTGGGTAGGCTTCCAGGATATTCACCAACCCAAACCCATCCTTGTCCCGAAAGCCCCCTTTGTCCCGGGGAATGGAGGCGAGAATTACCGCCCCTTTCATCCCTGGCAGTACCGAAGGCGCTTGGTTCGGCAAAAATAAGGGGGGAATCTGTCCCAACGCCGCTTCCACCGCCGGGGAATCCACCAACCGCACCACTCGGCGGGTATCCAAAGGCAGTTTGAACCGTAAAACCTGCTCAAACCCCTGCCGGTCTTTTTCCGGTAAAAGGCGCAGGGTTCTTTGTAAACGGGGTGAAACCTCATTTTTATCCACAAACCGCCGCAAATCCGGCACGGAAATGTTCACCACTTCCAGGATATTGAACCAAAAATTGACCGAACGTGCCGCCTGGGCTGGTTGTGCCATGCCTAAGCTCAACGCCAGGAACCCCCATCCCCACACCCATGATTTGCTCCGCATCATTTACCTCACTCCACTGAAATTAACTGGATAGTTACCCATACCTCACACCGTAGGTAAATTCATCATACCCTACAATTATCCTACCCGCTGGGGAAATTAATGCTTAACGCAAGTAAAAAGGTGGGCACACCCCGGCGATGGCTCATTGTTACATGAATTTCTAGCCGGTGTTGGGCGGCAAGGCATTAATTGACCGAAGAATTGCTCGTGCAATTGCCTCTCTTTTGTGAAGGTCCGCCATTCTTTTGGGTGTATCAATATTCAATGCAAAAAAAACTGGACCTGTCGGCTACTCAACCCAGCCGACCCACCAGCCAATGCGACCTTCCCATCCGGTTTTGGCACGCAATATCCAGTCACGCCCAGCTTCAACAATCATTAGGTCTTTAACCAAACGCTGGTGTTCTACATGAAATGGGAGTTCATTTCGTTGACACTCCCCGACCTAAAGGTGCGGGGATTCTTGGTTCAACGAGATGACTTGCTTCAAGCAATTCTCATTGCTCAAAGTAGCGGTCAAGCTCTCCCCAAGCGTTAAGTTTCCCACTGCCCGTGGGTACTTTTCAGAGGCTAATTTCAATCCCTTTTGCAAGATTACTCGGGCGGCATTAACATCGCGACATTCAGAATAGCCGCATTTAGGACAAGTATGAGTACGGGTGCTTAAAGTCTTTGGAACTCGATACCCGCAGTTTGCACAGTCTTGGCTAGTATATTGCGGTGGTACAGGCACAACGATTTTGCCAGATACCTGCCCAAAATATTTCAGCCACTCTACAAACACACTCCAACTTGCATCAGAAATTGATTTAGCTAATGAATGATTCTTAACCATGTTCCGCACTTGCAAATCTTCATAGGCAATCAGGTCGTGAGACAAGATTAGCGTTCTTGCAGTTTTTACTGCAAAATCTTTCCGCCGCCTACTTACTTGCAAGTGCTTTTTCGCTAGTCGCTTCCTAGCTTTGATGCGGTTCTTTGACCCTTTTTGCTTGCGGGATACTCGCCGCTGTAAACGTTTGATTGCTTGCTCAGACTTCTGCAAACATCGAGGATTTTCGACCGTTTGCCCATCCGAACTAGCCAGAAAGTATTTTAATCCCAAGTCTATTCCTATGGCTTTGCCTGTTGGCTCAGTGACAATATTACGCTCAACAGCAATGCAAAATTGGCAGTAGTAGCC comes from Synechococcus sp. C9 and encodes:
- a CDS encoding TIGR01777 family oxidoreductase is translated as MEVLVTGATGFIGSRLVAGLQERGERVRIVTRNPQRARQRFPQAQVFPVVALAEAVEGCTGVVNLAGEPIIGRWTAQRKQMIQASRAGGTERLVQAIAQAQVRPQVLVNASAIGYYGASETAVFTEESPPGTDFLAQVCRDWEQAAQPVQDLGVRLVIFRIGIVLGRGGALERILPPFRVFLGGPIGSGRQWFAWIHQEDMVHLILTALTDPAWVGVYNATAPQPVRMAELCSTLGQVLDRPSWLPVPGMVLELLLGDAAQVILTGQQVLPRRVEAMGFSYQYPTLAPALRNILNAN
- a CDS encoding alpha/beta hydrolase — translated: MMRSKSWVWGWGFLALSLGMAQPAQAARSVNFWFNILEVVNISVPDLRRFVDKNEVSPRLQRTLRLLPEKDRQGFEQVLRFKLPLDTRRVVRLVDSPAVEAALGQIPPLFLPNQAPSVLPGMKGAVILASIPRDKGGFRDKDGFGLVNILEAYPAAEMNMDVPAMLRLGQQGFDIQKILGGGLGR
- a CDS encoding transposase — translated: MLIVSAKLKGKDEQFRLVDEAIRTVQFVRNKALRFWADGQGKSQYDLNKYCAVLAKEFEWAKKLNSQARQAAAERAWTAIAKFFENCKKAISGKKGYPKFQKDNRSVEYKTSGWKLSPDRKVITFTDGFGIGSFKLIGSRDLNFYSPNQIKRVRIVKRADGYYCQFCIAVERNIVTEPTGKAIGIDLGLKYFLASSDGQTVENPRCLQKSEQAIKRLQRRVSRKQKGSKNRIKARKRLAKKHLQVSRRRKDFAVKTARTLILSHDLIAYEDLQVRNMVKNHSLAKSISDASWSVFVEWLKYFGQVSGKIVVPVPPQYTSQDCANCGYRVPKTLSTRTHTCPKCGYSECRDVNAARVILQKGLKLASEKYPRAVGNLTLGESLTATLSNENCLKQVISLNQESPHL